A single region of the Vicia villosa cultivar HV-30 ecotype Madison, WI linkage group LG4, Vvil1.0, whole genome shotgun sequence genome encodes:
- the LOC131597425 gene encoding uncharacterized protein LOC131597425 produces the protein MANNVTATREATRRTHTYSFHREGLIQLGQLGGLITGHNKTVFTENYGNILTLLDSHVDEWEKPDLDNIANALYLSIEDVLGNWKKNGNTHGFYMSFLVEKAQELANKKMWEAFNALLAVLIYGIVMFPNIHKFVDLAAICLFVDKNPIPTLLADTYYSVHSRYGKGGAIRNCLPLLYTWFKSHLPTSGPFITSTQKWPQRIMGLTGNDIVWCPTGMAVEKVITSCGTFDNVPLIGTKGVINYNPKLALRQLGFALEDKPLDKEIVKSVCFEKGTDPKGLEEVRSAWNSIHTSDQISLGEKNAVAKQAYTDWVENRVKDRLLPFPKVNPLYEQPPKIPIATMPAENCIQVNMESTQSHEKRSDARPKHHLVDQKRVELTHEAKMLKGGSSRVQKRARTEKGERDTTVIVEDHQKILKRAMKEAVEKLKREYREDLKAYKLKIERDARVEVKNLEKKLEEETTKRMAIETQLKGSHLQFDDDTQDTDEKDGDDIGGDNFTRAFDV, from the exons atggctaacaacgtgaccgctacCAGAGAAGCTACAAGGCGTACTCACACTTACAGTTTCCATCGCGAAGGCTTGATTCAGTTGGGGCAATTGGGTGGATTGATCACTGGTCATAATAAAACTGTATTCACTGAGAATTATGGAAACATCTTGACTCTTTTGGACTCACACGTCGACGAATGGG AGAAACCTGATTTGGACAacattgccaacgctctttatttgagcatagaaGACGTCCTTGggaattggaagaagaatggtaACACCCATGGTTTCTATATGAGTTTCTTGGTTGAGAAGGCCCAAGAGTTGGCCAACAAAAAGATGTGGGAGGCTTTCAACGCCCTTCTGGCCGTTTTGATCTATGGGATCGTGATGTTCcctaacattcacaagttcgttgatctGGCCGCTATATGTCTTTTTGTGGATAAGAATCCGATCCCTACTTTGCTAGCCGATACGTACTATTCTGTTCACTCTCGATATGGGAAAGGAGGAGCCATAAGAAATTGTTTGCCGTTGTTATACACCTGGTTTAAGTCCCACCTACCTACAAGTGGTCCTTTCATTACTTCTACtcagaaatggcctcaaaggatcatggggcttaccgGAAATGACATTGTCTGGTGTCCTACTGGGATGGCCGTGGAGAAAGTTATAACTAGTTGTGGTACTTTTGATAACGTTCCTCTCATAGGAACAAAAGGTGTTATCAACTATAATCCTAAGCTAGCACTgcgtcagttgggttttgcacttgaagacaagcctttggacaaagagataGTCAAATCCGTTTGCTTTGAGAAGGGAACCGATCCAAAGGGTCTAGAAGAAGTGAGGAGTGCCTGGAATAGCATCCATACAAGTGATCAGATTTCTCTAGGTGAAAAGAATGCCGTTGCCAAACAAGCCTACACAGATTGGGTTGAAAATAGAGTTAAAGATcgcctgttgcctttcccgaaggttaacccATTGTACGAGCAACCACCTAAAATTCCAATTGCCACTATGCCTGCTGAGAATTGCATCCAAGTGAATATGGAAAGCACCCAATCGCACGAAAAGAGGTCAGATGCGCGACCAAAACATCATCTTGTGGACCAGAAAAGAGTTGAGTTGACACACGAAGCCAAAATGCTGAAGGGAGGATCTTCCAGGgttcaaaagagggctagaacGGAAAAAGGTGAAAGAGACACTACTGTTATTGTCGAGGATCACCAGAAGATCCTAAAAAGGGCCATGAAAGAGGCAGTAGAGAAACTCAAGCGAGAGTACCGAGAAGACTTGAAAGCTTATAAGCTCAAGATAGAAAGGGATGCTAGAGTTGAAGTGAAGAATCTGgaaaagaaactggaagaagagaccactaAAAGAATGGCAATTGAGACtcaactgaaaggaagtcacctcc AGTTTGATGATGATACTCAAGATACCGATGAAAAAGATGGTGATGATATTGGTGGTGATAATTTTACTAGAGCTTTCGATGTTTAA